The Zingiber officinale cultivar Zhangliang chromosome 9A, Zo_v1.1, whole genome shotgun sequence genome window below encodes:
- the LOC122021879 gene encoding cytokinin dehydrogenase 11-like isoform X1 yields the protein MLIAYLDHQRQDQLQWLVSAGGSSSDEAILCALGVEEAGDVALSARDFGGVVSLWPARFLRPSTADDVARALLLAARSAGLTVAARGNGHCVGGQAMAAGGIVLDMRALGPPMSLAPGGAAVDVPGGALWSEVLEWTVRNHRMAPPSWTDYLGLTVGGTLSNGGVSGQCFRYGPQVNNVVEMDVVTTDGDRRLCSASINSDLFFAVLGGLGQFGVITRARLALLPAPKMVRWRRVVYADLETFASDAEWLVTQPDASAFNYVEGFAFLNDASDPASGWNSVPILPGSAFDPADFLAAAAASVLYCLELALYYDDRVADRVDEREEELLRRLRYVRAAEFSADVGYVAFLSRVAPVEAEARARGTWATPHPWLNVFISASNIVDFDRNVFKRVLLGGIGGPMLVYPLRRSRWDERMSVALPESEVFYLVALLRFIAPGGGEAAAATAAAEQNKEILRHCRTKGYDFKVYIPRYDSEGDWAAHFGRDWGRFVERKQRYDPMAILAPGQNIFSRTRPLALAASQPPEIISALPAIVDDSNDRSIELPKTLRPPTKMSLPTMICNEGWIRLR from the exons ATGTTAATAGCTTATCTCGACCACCAGCGGCAGGACCAGTTGCAGTGGCTCGTCTCGGCCGGCGGAAGCAGCTCCGACGAGGCGATCCTTTGCGCGCTCGGCGTCGAGGAAGCTGGGGACGTCGCCCTCTCGGCCCGCGACTTCGGTGGGGTGGTTTCGCTGTGGCCGGCGAGGTTCCTACGGCCGTCGACCGCCGACGACGTCGCGCGCGCGCTCCTCCTCGCGGCGCGCTCAGCGGGGCTCACCGTCGCCGCACGCGGAAACGGCCACTGCGTCGGCGGGCAGGCCATGGCGGCCGGGGGGATCGTCCTCGACATGCGCGCTCTCGGCCCGCCGATGTCCTTGGCCCCCGGAGGCGCCGCCGTTGATGTCCCCGGCGGCGCGCTGTGGTCGGAGGTGCTGGAGTGGACAGTGCGCAACCACAGGATGGCGCCGCCGTCATGGACGGACTACCTCGGCCTCACCGTTGGCGGGACGCTGTCCAACGGCGGCGTCAGCGGGCAGTGCTTCCGGTACGGGCCGCAGGTCAACAACGTGGTGGAGATGGATGTGGTGACCACCGACGGCGATCGCCGCCTATGCTCCGCCTCCATCAACTCCGACCTCTTCTTCGCCGTCCTCGGCGGCCTCGGCCAGTTCGGCGTCATCACCCGCGCTCGTCTCGCCCTCCTCCCCGCCCCCAAAATG GTGAGGTGGAGGAGGGTGGTGTACGCAGACTTGGAGACTTTCGCCAGCGACGCCGAGTGGCTGGTGACCCAACCCGACGCGTCAGCCTTCAACTACGTGGAGGGCTTTGCGTTCCTGAACGACGCGTCGGACCCGGCGAGTGGGTGGAACTCGGTGCCCATTCTGCCCGGCTCGGCCTTCGACCCCGCCGACTTcctggccgccgccgccgcctcggtCCTCTACTGCCTCGAACTCGCCCTCTACTACGACGACCGCGTCGCCGACCGCGTCGACGAG CGAGAGGAGGAGCTACTGCGGCGGTTGCGGTACGTGAGGGCGGCGGAGTTTTCTGCGGACGTGGGCTACGTGGCGTTCCTGTCGCGGGTGGCGCCGGTGGAAGCGGAGGCGCGCGCCCGCGGGACGTGGGCGACGCCGCACCCCTGGCTCAACGTGTTCATTTCCGCCAGCAACATCGTCGATTTCGACCGGAATGTGTTCAAGCGCGTCCTCCTCGGAGGCATCGGCGGGCCGATGCTCGTCTACCCCTTGCGCCGGAGCAG GTGGGACGAGAGGATGTCGGTGGCGCTGCCGGAGAGCGAGGTGTTTTACCTGGTGGCGCTGCTTCGGTTCATCGCGCCGGGAGGaggggaggcggcggcggcgacagCAGCGGCGGAGCAGAACAAGGAGATCCTGCGCCACTGCCGGACCAAGGGATACGACTTCAAAGTGTACATCCCTCGATACGATAGCGAGGGCGACTGGGCGGCGCACTTTGGCCGAGATTGGGGCCGCTTCGTGGAGAGAAAGCAGCGGTACGACCCGATGGCCATCCTCGCCCCAGGGCAGAACATCTTCTCCCGGACCCGCCCGCTCGCCCTCGCCGCCAGCCAACCACCTGAAATCATCTCCGCGCTGCCGGCGATCGTCGACGATAGTAACGATCGATCGATCGAGCTGCCCAAAACTCTCCGGCCGCCGACAAAAAT GAGCCTTCCGACAATGATTTGCAACGAGGGATGGATTAGATTGCGATAA
- the LOC122021879 gene encoding cytokinin dehydrogenase 11-like isoform X2: protein MLIAYLDHQRQDQLQWLVSAGGSSSDEAILCALGVEEAGDVALSARDFGGVVSLWPARFLRPSTADDVARALLLAARSAGLTVAARGNGHCVGGQAMAAGGIVLDMRALGPPMSLAPGGAAVDVPGGALWSEVLEWTVRNHRMAPPSWTDYLGLTVGGTLSNGGVSGQCFRYGPQVNNVVEMDVVTTDGDRRLCSASINSDLFFAVLGGLGQFGVITRARLALLPAPKMVRWRRVVYADLETFASDAEWLVTQPDASAFNYVEGFAFLNDASDPASGWNSVPILPGSAFDPADFLAAAAASVLYCLELALYYDDRVADRVDEREEELLRRLRYVRAAEFSADVGYVAFLSRVAPVEAEARARGTWATPHPWLNVFISASNIVDFDRNVFKRVLLGGIGGPMLVYPLRRSRWDERMSVALPESEVFYLVALLRFIAPGGGEAAAATAAAEQNKEILRHCRTKGYDFKVYIPRYDSEGDWAAHFGRDWGRFVERKQRYDPMAILAPGQNIFSRTRPLALAASQPPEIISALPAIVDDSNDRSIELPKTLRPPTKM, encoded by the exons ATGTTAATAGCTTATCTCGACCACCAGCGGCAGGACCAGTTGCAGTGGCTCGTCTCGGCCGGCGGAAGCAGCTCCGACGAGGCGATCCTTTGCGCGCTCGGCGTCGAGGAAGCTGGGGACGTCGCCCTCTCGGCCCGCGACTTCGGTGGGGTGGTTTCGCTGTGGCCGGCGAGGTTCCTACGGCCGTCGACCGCCGACGACGTCGCGCGCGCGCTCCTCCTCGCGGCGCGCTCAGCGGGGCTCACCGTCGCCGCACGCGGAAACGGCCACTGCGTCGGCGGGCAGGCCATGGCGGCCGGGGGGATCGTCCTCGACATGCGCGCTCTCGGCCCGCCGATGTCCTTGGCCCCCGGAGGCGCCGCCGTTGATGTCCCCGGCGGCGCGCTGTGGTCGGAGGTGCTGGAGTGGACAGTGCGCAACCACAGGATGGCGCCGCCGTCATGGACGGACTACCTCGGCCTCACCGTTGGCGGGACGCTGTCCAACGGCGGCGTCAGCGGGCAGTGCTTCCGGTACGGGCCGCAGGTCAACAACGTGGTGGAGATGGATGTGGTGACCACCGACGGCGATCGCCGCCTATGCTCCGCCTCCATCAACTCCGACCTCTTCTTCGCCGTCCTCGGCGGCCTCGGCCAGTTCGGCGTCATCACCCGCGCTCGTCTCGCCCTCCTCCCCGCCCCCAAAATG GTGAGGTGGAGGAGGGTGGTGTACGCAGACTTGGAGACTTTCGCCAGCGACGCCGAGTGGCTGGTGACCCAACCCGACGCGTCAGCCTTCAACTACGTGGAGGGCTTTGCGTTCCTGAACGACGCGTCGGACCCGGCGAGTGGGTGGAACTCGGTGCCCATTCTGCCCGGCTCGGCCTTCGACCCCGCCGACTTcctggccgccgccgccgcctcggtCCTCTACTGCCTCGAACTCGCCCTCTACTACGACGACCGCGTCGCCGACCGCGTCGACGAG CGAGAGGAGGAGCTACTGCGGCGGTTGCGGTACGTGAGGGCGGCGGAGTTTTCTGCGGACGTGGGCTACGTGGCGTTCCTGTCGCGGGTGGCGCCGGTGGAAGCGGAGGCGCGCGCCCGCGGGACGTGGGCGACGCCGCACCCCTGGCTCAACGTGTTCATTTCCGCCAGCAACATCGTCGATTTCGACCGGAATGTGTTCAAGCGCGTCCTCCTCGGAGGCATCGGCGGGCCGATGCTCGTCTACCCCTTGCGCCGGAGCAG GTGGGACGAGAGGATGTCGGTGGCGCTGCCGGAGAGCGAGGTGTTTTACCTGGTGGCGCTGCTTCGGTTCATCGCGCCGGGAGGaggggaggcggcggcggcgacagCAGCGGCGGAGCAGAACAAGGAGATCCTGCGCCACTGCCGGACCAAGGGATACGACTTCAAAGTGTACATCCCTCGATACGATAGCGAGGGCGACTGGGCGGCGCACTTTGGCCGAGATTGGGGCCGCTTCGTGGAGAGAAAGCAGCGGTACGACCCGATGGCCATCCTCGCCCCAGGGCAGAACATCTTCTCCCGGACCCGCCCGCTCGCCCTCGCCGCCAGCCAACCACCTGAAATCATCTCCGCGCTGCCGGCGATCGTCGACGATAGTAACGATCGATCGATCGAGCTGCCCAAAACTCTCCGGCCGCCGACAAAAATGTAA